TAGTGTTGTAAAAATGAAAATACCGAACAAGTTTACTCAGCCATGAATTTGGCCTTAGTACAATTGTTACAAGTAAATCGTAAGCAAGCATAATATAATATGGCaaactaaaaagaaagttaATTAGTGCTGTAAAACAAGAACTGGAGGgatatattcaaaattatacCATGAGTTATGGATTAGAGATATTAATTTGAAAATGTATTATTGCCGAAAAATTACTCATTTCATTTTAGAATAATTGTTGCTTTAGCTCTCGTATCACGTCcattaagaaaaataacaaatacaaaatatagtTTGTTAAGTTACCTCTATTTATtagatttttcttaaaaattgaaCACTATTAAAGAGAAGTAGTACTTTAATACAagggtattaaaaataattattatatttgtcttgaatttttgaaacaATACTCCCTCCATCTCATATTAGTTGATCACATTTCATTTTGCACgatatttaaaatatcataaaaaagaagataattTAACTAATTCACCCCTTAAAAACCTTTTGGAAACTTTACAAGAAAATGTGAacactttcaaaagaaattaattgtaagaataatatagaaaaaaattaattaataatttcttgATTTAGTATGGTGGACAACTAATATGTGacaactatttttagtataatgacactacaaaaaaaattgattttagtGGCAATAAATGTACATATTAACAAAGAGTGTTAAAACATTTACTGGCattaattagtatatatattgTCATTGGATGTAATTTCGTTATAAGTTTTAGGGGCATTTACAAAAAGTGTTATTGCCtctaaaaatacatatttaatgGTAATTAAGTTATTATCGTTAATTAATTATcgttaaagaatatttttgatataatCTAATTAACTAATATGAAACGAAATGAATACTTATtataaaataagtttttttaTTGCTAAAACGACACTTATTACGAGATGGAAGGAGCATGTATGGAGAAGTCGTTATGCTTTTTCTTTCTAAACCTATCTCAAATTATGGAGTACTTGTCTTTAAAGTTAACGTGTTGATGAAATTTATTTGGTGCAGAAATTTTCGTGGCATAGCAGATGGCAAAGTTTTAAGGGAGACAGCACAGACGAAAAGGACCTCATATTTAGTGCCAAGACTTCTTCAAAGTTTCAATTCACCAGAAAATTGGACATTTTCTTAGCCAATAATATATCAGAACAAGTTTGTGATTTTAGAATGAAGGCTAGCTACAGGGAGTCAAATTGTCATATTTTTGCTGGACAATCATCCACTCTAATTGCTCAGGTAAAATCATTTCctgtttttttatattttggctAGAAAGGGaaataattatatgataattaaATCAAacattatatgtatataaagaGGAATAAATGTTGATTGCATGCACTTCTCATAAGATTCACAATTCTAAATCAATAGATATAAGGCTGTTGTACTTCATCTTTTCCTATATTAAGGCATTCtcctttttgttttgttttcagatttttttataTTGGTAACTTTATAACTCTTTCATCTTAAACTTCTTATTTTAGCTTATTTAATAATACAAGTTTATACTTATAAAATACCATGACACGtctactataaaataatatatattacttatatatattCACCAATTTATTTTGTCATAAATTTTGTGCCTAATAAAAAACTATGGTATTATAAAATGAAACTGAAGAAGTAATAGTTATTCCATTGTGACAATTTCTATAGTATGACACATGTTgaaaaaacttaattaaattcTACATAGTATATTTTATTGGAGTTGAAGGCAATGATTAATTACATCTATGCTTCTTGGACTCCATTTTTTCCTCACCACTTGTTCTTTATATTGCATTCCCAAAACtttgattaatttatttaattatttattattttcattattcaatTTGGGGATTGCAGATGGATAAGAAGTATACAACAGGAAGTATATTCCTTGGAAGAGACAAATTCATGGTGAGAGTGAATCCAAATGTGGATCATGCCTTCATAGTTTCACTTCTTGTTATCCTCGAAGAGATGGCCAGCTCAGGAAACAGCAGCAGCACTCATTCCTCATCACCCTAATGGATATCTAGCATTTCTTTTCCATTGTTAATtgtttaacttcttttttttttcttgtgtaTTGATATGAATAGGCTATTCGACATTTTTTGTTATTTGCTTCTTCTCACGAGTAGTAACCTTATTTGTTACATAAAGTTAAACAATCACACGTGATACACATATAGATTGTTTTGGGTacgaagaaaatatttttccgAAAAATAAATGGATTTGTTACTTATCTtacttgatttataagaaaaaaaatattatttcaaaaatattataacgATGGACCCGAAACAGGTCCTAACCTAGCGCAAGACCCAACCCCCGACCTGACACCAACCTAGGACTTGACCTAATATTCGACCCCAACGCAGCCCGAGACTCGAGACCCAAACCTAAGAGCGAGCCGAGATCCCAATTTCAAGACCCAAGATCACACCACAACCCTAACCCCCAACCTTGAGACCAACCCAAACCATGAGATCACTGCTTTGAGATCCAACCCAAACTCAACTCCTACCAAGATTTGACCTTGAATCTAGATTCAAAACCGACCCTAACCCCAATAATCGAACCCAACCACAAAACCTAGCCCTGACCCTCAATATCGAGACCTGTCCTTGACCTCGATATTCTATCCCGATCCTTGACTCTCATATTTTCAGACTCGATTAAAAAGAtctaataatttaatttcaaattgatTCAAAGGGATACCCGCAAAGCTTCAGTGTCTCCTTGAGGTGTATTTCTactttttaaaaacaaaatagaatttaatgtaaaatatttaggacagTAGAGATTCTGACCTTAATTGGGACAACATCATTTTAATCATTCGCTAAGCAACCCATACATGTTATGTCGACTTTACTAATGGTAGTTTCCAAAGTTACAGTGTTCATTATCTAGTCGTCCTTTTAATCATTCCACTTCCAATTGTCGAACCACTCTAGATATCGTATGTACCACACAAGTATTGTTTCCACTTCTGGGTAACTAACCCAAAAAAGATAACGTTCATGAAGTTCCTCAAACCATTGTTTAGCTTCGCCATTCAAATATTCTCAAAGTGCATTGTCGATCCATCACCTTACTCAACCCCTTCGAATTGTTGAACATTCCGAATCTAACTATGTATTCTTTCCATAAATCTATTACTTCCACTTTAGTACCAGTTCTAATGTCCAAGCCATACACGACACATACTGCTCACATGAAGAACCACACACGAGCATCACTCTAAGTGAGAGAGAATGGAATGAAGCGATAAGAATCAAACTGAATCAAAGACACATGATAGAGGTTCAAGAAGTGAAGATTATTCTTAAAAGTCACCATATCCCCTTGAAGATAAGTATAGACGTCTCCATACCGATCTTCGAGACTCTACGTAGACACGAtttgtatacacgtgagacctataaATTTGGGGCTATGATATCAtttatcacgatccaaaatcGGATGTGATGGCACTCGTCCTATCCCAccaagacaagtcagcctaaacccgACAATTAAGGGAATTAATTCGGAAATAGATTAAATAATCAAAAGCGGAAGTCTTAAATAACTCGAAAAACCACCGACATCTAGTTATCACGTGTACAAGACactaataaatacaaaataaaagataatacaAGTTTCAAATGTCTTTTTATCTCAAATAGAataaagcatcaaaataaaatgGGACAAAGGAGATTGGTGAACGTCAATTAGCTACCTCTCAGGTCACCTCAAAGCCTCAGAGGATAAGAAATAACTTAAACTCACTGTCCAGACTCAGACcctacataagtgtagaagaaaggagtgagtaccaacaaTATGGTATTCTGCAAGTCAACTAATAAAACTAGgcaaatctaataaaattcaaGAACTCCTTTCAACCCAACCGAACCTTTATAACTACAATTTGCATAGAAAATTAGCCCAACCTAGAGTTCACAATACACAGTTCAAATAAGTTCCACAGTCACAGGTAAGTCATcacaaaaaacaaaaatcacAAGTACCACACGAGTCATACACAAGAGTACATAAACAATACATAATTCTGCAAGGATGTCATACACAATCAATAATCGAACATCAGTCACATTCGTCGTAATGACCTTGGCATCACACTCTCACCGAAAATGACTTCGCAATCACACTCTCTCGCCGGCAATGACCTAGACATCACACtctcaccgaaaatgacctAGGCATAATGCTCtcgtcgaaaatgacctcggcataaCACACTCGCCAGAAATTACCTCAACATAACACTCTAGATGAAAATAACCTCGGCATAACACTCTCGTCAGAAAAGACCTCGACATAACTCTCTTACCGGAACTGACCTCGGCATAACGCTCTCGCCAAAAATGATATCGATATAACACTCTAGCTGGAAAAGACCTTGACAACACAATTTCATTAGAAAAGACCTGACATCACACCATGTCTATCTCATCACAGTGTTCAAGAATAAAATGCAATCGGCATGTTCATACAATAATGAGAAATTTCAAGTTCAGTAAGTTACAATCACAATGACAATATCAAAACATTTCATTATATACACATCCATATCGAAATCAAGGTATTTCACACTTTCACATCACAAGATTAGCACACATTGCCTTTTTGGTAACCTCATCTTTTAACTTAGGTTAATTCATGTAAGAAAATAGTCCACAACCTCTTTTCCATTACTCTCCAACACATACAAGAAAGAAAATTTGGAAATTCTACAAGATTTAACGGAGTTTTAAAAGTTCACTTGCATCAATTAATTGAATAATCGCTTAGAAACATGAGTCTTTCGTAATGCTTCCAAACGAtcaaaatttattcaaatatataatctTCATAACAATACGaattcaatgacacccatattattatatttattttcggctAAAACATGGGGTAAAAACATCACCCTAAGCCCCCAAATTCAAATCTGAAAATTTCTTTCAGATTATGTTTactcataataaaataaactcagATGCCAAATTTCAACTAAAATAGATCATTATTTGACCCCAAAATCAGGATTTTATTCTAAAAACCCTAGGACCATATTTTcgtattttaatattatttctcCACAAATCTACCCTAAAAATCTACTCATAACCATATCAAAATTAATGGAAATGACGAGAAACATTACCTTAATCCTTTgggataaaaaatttatttttttctcctcccttttcttctctttttctcccttttttccttttcctctaTTGTTTGCATGCGTAGGATGTTTTTTCTTTCTGCTGTTGCGTTCTGCAGAGCAAATGATTTAtagctattttattttttattccttTTGGGCCTTGCCctctttgattttcttttttttttgttttcattattattagcaACAAAATAATCCTTGAAAATTATGTCACTCACTCccacaagtcataaattatttataaaagctattaaaaatgttaaaaataggaaaatcaataaaattcacAGAAAATATTGGAAGGATCGTTACATCATCCatcactaaaaatcatgtttgttctcgaacataaagtaaaagaaagaagcATACTCGACGTTATTAAGAGTCGGAGGCATAATTTCGAATGTCAGTAATTGCATCTCCAAAGGAACCCATTCTTAGGACCACACCACCAAGAACTGAACTTTCGAATCTAATTTTGCAAATCTACAAATCAGAAATATTTCCAAGTCACAGACTAACTCATTGACCAAACCTGAACAGAAACCCTCTAAACCACAATATAACCATCAGTATAATCTTTCATCACATAACCACGAGAGAATTTTGAACCAATATTGACTTCAACCAAAAGTGAACCCGAACCAGCGACCACACTCATAATACACAAACCATCACAGATCTTGTCAAGATTCCATTCTCACAACCAAATCTTTCCACGAGCTTAAGCTATACAAATCTGATCTTTAGACATTGGGTACTCATCAATGGAAAATATGATTTACCtaacccaaaaaagaaaatgatcGAATAACCT
This DNA window, taken from Solanum dulcamara chromosome 3, daSolDulc1.2, whole genome shotgun sequence, encodes the following:
- the LOC129881587 gene encoding protein LURP-one-related 10-like; the protein is MEEGNSNKTIVMGPQFCSPQPLQLFIKKKVYFMGGHGYEVKDDYGNLVFTIENVLGFFRSKLIVFDAANVPILTLKSKKFSWHSRWQSFKGDSTDEKDLIFSAKTSSKFQFTRKLDIFLANNISEQVCDFRMKASYRESNCHIFAGQSSTLIAQMDKKYTTGSIFLGRDKFMVRVNPNVDHAFIVSLLVILEEMASSGNSSSTHSSSP